A region of Methanocorpusculum labreanum Z DNA encodes the following proteins:
- a CDS encoding ribosome biogenesis/translation initiation ATPase RLI, giving the protein MRLAIVHKDRCHAKKCGKECIAYCPRVRTGDETIIIGESGRAEISEELCVGCGICVKKCPFEALDIIQLPEELDTPVTRYGPNAFVLYGLPQPVAGKVTGMLGPNGIGKSTAVKILSGQMKPNLGIFDHEVEWAEILKHYAGTELLDYLKQVAAKTIKASIKPQYIDFIPKAFKGTVRSLLEQNDERKKLDYYAKELALDTILDKDLTYLSGGELQRVALTVALSKEANFYFLDEVTPFLDIYQRMTAARLIRELASEHPVILVEHDIAILDMVAETVHIGYGKPSAFGIISRPKGVRVGVNQYLEGFVAEENVRIRDYPVLFETRSHESDVDRETLMTIPKMTKSFPGFDLTVDGGEVRRGEVLGIVGANGIGKSTFAKLLAGVETPDGGKKFDTVRVSYKPQYVTADSSDSVEFTLRSATRRFDTSYYQHEILEPLGLMPILQSEVKNLSGGELQRVAIALCLSREADLYILDEPSAHLDVEQRLVTTKVIKRAAEDKGAGIMVIDHDMYTIDMISERLLVFDGVPGKEGTARGPFEMKDGMNMFLSNLGITFRRDKTGRPRINNPGSYLDREQKAAGEYYYYNAAESALAAEGSTEE; this is encoded by the coding sequence ATGAGACTCGCCATCGTTCATAAAGACCGATGCCATGCCAAAAAATGCGGCAAAGAGTGCATCGCGTACTGCCCCCGGGTCCGTACCGGTGATGAGACCATCATAATCGGAGAGAGCGGCAGAGCGGAGATCTCCGAAGAGCTCTGCGTGGGATGCGGTATCTGCGTGAAGAAATGCCCGTTCGAGGCGCTGGATATCATCCAGCTCCCGGAGGAACTCGATACGCCGGTGACCCGCTACGGGCCGAACGCGTTCGTCCTCTACGGACTTCCCCAGCCTGTGGCGGGCAAAGTCACCGGCATGCTCGGTCCAAACGGTATTGGAAAATCCACCGCGGTGAAGATCCTTTCCGGGCAGATGAAGCCGAATCTCGGTATCTTCGATCACGAGGTCGAATGGGCCGAGATCCTGAAGCATTATGCGGGAACCGAGCTTCTGGATTATCTCAAGCAGGTCGCGGCAAAGACGATCAAGGCGTCGATCAAGCCGCAGTATATCGACTTTATCCCGAAAGCCTTCAAGGGAACGGTCCGCTCCCTTCTGGAGCAGAACGACGAGAGGAAAAAGCTCGACTACTACGCGAAAGAGCTGGCTCTCGATACGATCCTCGATAAGGATCTGACCTATCTTTCGGGCGGAGAACTCCAGCGGGTCGCCCTGACGGTGGCTCTTTCGAAGGAAGCGAACTTCTATTTCCTCGATGAGGTGACGCCTTTCCTGGATATCTATCAGAGGATGACGGCGGCACGGCTGATCCGCGAACTCGCATCGGAGCATCCGGTGATTTTGGTGGAGCACGATATCGCTATCCTCGATATGGTCGCAGAAACGGTGCATATCGGATACGGAAAGCCGTCGGCGTTTGGTATCATTTCCCGGCCGAAGGGTGTGCGTGTCGGTGTGAACCAGTATCTCGAAGGATTCGTGGCGGAAGAGAACGTGCGTATCCGCGATTATCCGGTGCTTTTCGAGACGCGGAGTCATGAGAGCGATGTGGACCGCGAGACGCTGATGACGATCCCGAAGATGACGAAGTCGTTCCCGGGATTCGATCTGACGGTGGACGGCGGCGAGGTCCGCCGCGGCGAGGTTCTTGGTATCGTGGGGGCGAACGGTATTGGCAAGTCGACGTTTGCAAAGCTGCTTGCCGGAGTTGAAACCCCGGACGGCGGGAAGAAGTTCGATACGGTGCGTGTTTCGTATAAGCCGCAGTATGTGACGGCGGATTCGTCGGATTCGGTGGAGTTTACGCTCCGGTCGGCGACCCGCCGGTTCGATACGTCGTATTACCAGCACGAGATCTTGGAGCCGCTCGGTCTTATGCCGATCCTGCAGTCGGAAGTGAAGAATCTGTCCGGCGGAGAGCTTCAGCGGGTGGCGATCGCTTTGTGTCTTTCGCGTGAGGCGGATCTGTATATTCTGGATGAGCCGTCGGCGCATCTGGATGTGGAGCAGCGGCTTGTGACGACGAAGGTGATCAAGCGTGCGGCAGAGGATAAGGGAGCCGGGATCATGGTTATCGATCACGATATGTATACGATCGATATGATCAGCGAGCGGCTGCTGGTGTTCGACGGCGTGCCGGGTAAGGAAGGTACTGCCCGCGGCCCGTTCGAGATGAAGGACGGTATGAATATGTTCCTTTCGAATCTGGGGATCACGTTCAGGAGAGATAAGACGGGCCGGCCGCGGATCAATAATCCGGGTTCGTATCTGGATCGGGAGCAGAAGGCGGCAGGGGAGTATTATTATTATAATGCGGCTGAGTCGGCTCTTGCGGCTGAAGGAAGCACGGAAGAATAA
- the dcd gene encoding dCTP deaminase translates to MILVDWEIADHIKRGYIGIDPFDPALVQPNSLDIRLGNHFVWYEPCDDVIDPYQKETLHTHTQERKGSYFDIQPGQFVLAETLETVTLPDNIVSSIEGKSSVARLGIALHQTGGWIDAGFSGTITLEMCNSNCRPVRVYAGMPIGQLVFYVTKRCECPYDKKPDAKYQNQKNATISRYDRKMLKNVE, encoded by the coding sequence ATGATTCTGGTAGACTGGGAAATTGCAGACCATATCAAACGGGGGTACATCGGCATCGATCCATTCGATCCGGCGCTTGTTCAGCCCAACTCCCTTGATATTCGCCTTGGTAACCATTTTGTCTGGTATGAACCATGCGATGATGTGATCGACCCTTATCAAAAGGAAACGCTTCACACCCATACACAAGAGAGAAAAGGATCCTATTTTGACATTCAGCCGGGACAGTTCGTCCTTGCGGAAACTCTGGAAACGGTGACGCTTCCTGATAATATCGTCTCTTCGATCGAAGGAAAGAGCAGCGTGGCACGCCTCGGCATTGCCCTCCATCAGACCGGCGGCTGGATCGATGCAGGGTTTTCAGGAACCATCACCCTTGAGATGTGTAACTCGAACTGCCGTCCCGTCCGCGTATATGCAGGGATGCCGATCGGCCAGCTCGTCTTCTACGTGACCAAACGCTGCGAATGCCCGTACGATAAAAAACCGGATGCAAAATATCAGAACCAGAAAAATGCGACCATCTCGCGTTACGATAGAAAGATGCTGAAAAACGTGGAGTAA
- a CDS encoding O-acetylhomoserine aminocarboxypropyltransferase/cysteine synthase family protein produces the protein MVSEYQKETLSIHAGQKPDEATGARTEPIYMTTAYVFKDAKEAAARFDLSLDGNIYTRLTNPNNTSFEKRISAIEGGTAAISTASGMAAISTLVLALTNPGDEIVSADNLYGGTFELFSLTLPNFGRTVRFVPSNDLEALKAAINEKTRAVYFESLGNPKLDIPDFEEIGKIAHEAGVPFIVDNTVGIGTVRPLEHGADLVVMSATKYANGHGNSLAGVIVENGRFPWDNGKFPKFTEPDPAYKGLVHYKAFGPATVSASIRISLMRDLGATLSPFNAWLTSIGLETLYLRVARHAENALIVAKHLASHEKVAWVNYPGLPGHPSEKNREKYFGGSGGPLLTFGVKGGYEAAVTVQNNVQLISLLANIGDAKTLIIHPASTTHQQLTEEEQISTGVRPDTIRLSVGLENPIDIIADLDHALSYI, from the coding sequence ATGGTCTCTGAATATCAAAAGGAAACACTCAGCATTCATGCCGGACAAAAACCGGATGAAGCGACAGGGGCACGAACCGAACCGATCTACATGACCACGGCATATGTCTTCAAAGACGCAAAGGAAGCGGCTGCACGATTCGATCTCTCGCTGGACGGAAACATCTACACCAGGCTTACGAATCCAAACAACACCTCGTTTGAAAAACGGATCTCCGCGATCGAGGGAGGGACAGCCGCAATCAGTACTGCCTCGGGGATGGCGGCAATAAGCACCCTTGTCCTTGCCCTTACCAACCCGGGTGACGAGATTGTTTCGGCCGATAATCTGTACGGAGGGACATTCGAGCTTTTCAGCCTGACCCTCCCGAACTTCGGACGGACGGTCCGGTTTGTTCCCTCGAACGATCTCGAAGCCTTAAAGGCCGCCATCAATGAAAAGACACGGGCCGTCTACTTTGAATCGCTCGGCAACCCCAAACTTGACATCCCGGATTTCGAGGAGATCGGAAAAATAGCTCACGAAGCCGGAGTTCCTTTTATTGTGGACAACACGGTAGGGATCGGAACGGTCCGTCCTCTCGAGCATGGAGCGGATCTTGTTGTTATGTCGGCAACAAAATATGCCAACGGACATGGGAATTCCCTTGCAGGCGTGATCGTCGAAAACGGCAGATTCCCCTGGGACAACGGCAAATTCCCCAAGTTCACCGAACCTGATCCGGCATACAAAGGTCTCGTGCACTACAAAGCATTCGGTCCGGCAACCGTATCGGCCAGTATTCGAATCTCCCTGATGCGGGATCTTGGGGCGACCCTTTCACCGTTCAACGCCTGGCTCACTTCGATCGGTCTTGAAACGCTCTACCTCCGTGTCGCCCGCCATGCGGAGAATGCCCTTATTGTTGCGAAGCATCTCGCATCCCACGAAAAGGTCGCATGGGTCAACTATCCGGGTCTTCCAGGGCATCCCTCGGAAAAGAACCGGGAAAAATACTTCGGCGGATCCGGCGGTCCCCTTCTCACCTTCGGCGTCAAAGGAGGATATGAGGCGGCCGTCACCGTACAGAATAATGTCCAGCTCATCTCGCTTCTGGCAAACATCGGCGATGCAAAAACCCTCATCATCCATCCAGCCTCGACGACCCATCAGCAGCTTACCGAAGAAGAACAGATTTCCACAGGGGTCAGACCCGATACGATCCGCCTCTCGGTCGGTCTTGAAAATCCGATCGACATCATCGCCGATCTGGACCATGCCCTCTCATACATCTAG
- the metX gene encoding homoserine O-acetyltransferase MetX → MLQDSVGEVTTKYHALSVPLSLECGVSLSGVRIAYERYGRADGKNVILVCHPLTGDAHAAGFHKGDTKPGWWDGIIGPGKALDTNRYCVIAANVLGGCKGSTGPSSEDPATGKPYGTTFPVITIRDMVHAEHQLLEDLGISELYAVIGGSMGGMQAMQWSVEFPSFVRRIICIASAGYTTPMHIAFGAVGRAAIMSDPEWNGGNYPAEKKPNHGLSLARMMAHITYLSDESMRTKFGRRLQKQDAFGYGFDTEFSVESYLQHQGETFVERFDPNSYLYITRAVDYYDLTKNGSLTEGLAATQAKFLIISVSSDWLYPPYLSQEIMLALTTNNREARYAEIVSPHGHDGFLLENAQLNYIVGQFLTPMTVEDLMTNNPPSIQETSSIREAAELMIGHEINHLPVVSGNGTLSGIVTSWDIAKSVAGDFQDLAEIMTKDVITIQRSDSLRLAASLMEKHAISALPVVDDSNHVLGMLTSETLSLSEVLQ, encoded by the coding sequence ATGTTACAGGATTCAGTTGGTGAAGTCACCACGAAATATCACGCACTTTCCGTTCCGCTGAGTCTGGAGTGCGGCGTCTCTTTGTCCGGCGTTAGGATCGCCTATGAACGTTACGGAAGGGCCGACGGAAAAAATGTTATTCTCGTCTGTCATCCCTTAACCGGAGACGCTCATGCGGCAGGTTTCCATAAAGGCGATACGAAACCCGGGTGGTGGGATGGGATCATCGGTCCCGGTAAAGCACTCGATACAAACCGATACTGTGTGATCGCGGCGAATGTACTCGGCGGATGTAAAGGTTCGACCGGCCCCTCATCAGAGGATCCGGCGACTGGAAAACCCTACGGAACTACATTCCCCGTGATCACGATCCGGGACATGGTCCATGCCGAACACCAGCTGCTTGAAGATTTGGGGATTAGTGAACTCTATGCCGTGATCGGGGGTTCGATGGGCGGAATGCAGGCCATGCAGTGGAGCGTGGAGTTCCCGTCATTTGTTCGCCGGATTATCTGCATTGCCTCCGCCGGCTATACGACGCCGATGCATATCGCTTTTGGCGCCGTCGGCAGAGCAGCGATCATGAGCGATCCGGAATGGAACGGCGGGAACTATCCGGCAGAGAAAAAACCAAATCACGGACTTTCACTTGCGCGAATGATGGCCCACATCACCTATCTCTCGGACGAGTCCATGCGTACCAAATTCGGGCGGAGACTGCAGAAACAGGACGCCTTCGGATACGGATTCGATACGGAGTTCTCGGTCGAAAGTTATCTTCAGCATCAGGGAGAGACGTTTGTGGAACGGTTCGATCCAAACTCCTATCTCTACATCACCCGGGCAGTCGACTACTATGATCTTACGAAAAACGGCAGCCTGACCGAGGGTCTTGCCGCAACGCAGGCAAAGTTCCTGATCATCTCCGTCTCTTCCGACTGGCTCTATCCTCCCTATCTTTCTCAGGAGATTATGCTTGCTCTGACGACAAACAACAGAGAAGCCAGGTATGCGGAAATCGTATCTCCCCATGGGCATGACGGTTTCCTTCTGGAGAATGCCCAGCTGAACTACATTGTAGGTCAGTTCCTGACACCTATGACCGTGGAAGATCTGATGACGAATAATCCGCCGTCGATTCAGGAGACCTCGTCGATCCGCGAGGCAGCCGAATTGATGATCGGGCACGAGATCAATCATCTGCCGGTGGTTTCAGGAAACGGGACGCTCTCCGGGATCGTGACGTCGTGGGATATTGCAAAATCTGTCGCCGGCGATTTCCAAGACCTTGCCGAGATCATGACCAAAGACGTGATCACGATTCAGCGCTCCGATTCGCTGCGGCTGGCTGCTTCGCTGATGGAGAAGCATGCCATCTCCGCCCTTCCGGTCGTTGACGATTCGAATCATGTTCTAGGCATGCTTACAAGCGAAACGCTTTCTCTTTCTGAGGTGCTCCAATGA
- a CDS encoding threonyl-tRNA synthetase editing domain-containing protein: MRILGIHADRVWYKVTKKTKMAEPEPVREDEMDNCVLLFATVEKSDEVTPELTVSSTVESVKLRLSRLGATRVMLFPYAHLASDLGCPGVSQWILKSIQSRLIEEGIETKRAAFGWYKEFEIKSKGHPMADFSLTVCPFAGGECDKSSKCCQNESKNC, from the coding sequence ATGAGGATCCTTGGAATTCATGCGGACCGGGTGTGGTATAAAGTCACCAAAAAAACAAAAATGGCCGAGCCGGAACCCGTAAGAGAAGACGAGATGGATAACTGCGTTCTCCTTTTTGCCACTGTTGAGAAGTCTGATGAGGTCACGCCCGAACTGACCGTCTCTTCAACGGTGGAAAGCGTCAAACTCCGTTTGTCCCGCCTCGGGGCAACCAGAGTGATGCTTTTTCCCTATGCTCATCTTGCAAGCGATCTTGGGTGTCCCGGCGTGTCCCAGTGGATTTTGAAATCGATCCAGAGCAGACTTATTGAAGAGGGAATCGAGACGAAACGGGCGGCATTCGGGTGGTATAAAGAGTTTGAAATAAAAAGCAAAGGGCATCCGATGGCAGACTTTTCGCTGACGGTCTGTCCGTTTGCCGGTGGGGAATGCGATAAAAGCAGTAAATGCTGCCAGAACGAGTCAAAAAACTGCTGA
- a CDS encoding SLOG cluster 4 domain-containing protein, protein MSRRPVISVIGDAAIEPGCAKEQFAFSLGNALVSNGYRVLSGGLGGVMEAVSRGAHASPAYREGDVIAVLPGNDPAQANPYTDIVIATGLDHARNFIVANTDAVVAVGGGSGTLSELSYAWVMHRLIMAYRVPGVVKKEGVFSDWGALIADNKIDDKPRYPDIPDDCVFGVDTADDVIRILAERMPKYTSRPLLAGKRN, encoded by the coding sequence ATGTCAAGGAGACCGGTTATTTCTGTTATCGGCGATGCGGCGATTGAACCCGGATGTGCGAAAGAACAGTTTGCATTTTCGCTTGGAAACGCGCTGGTTTCAAACGGATACCGGGTGTTGTCCGGTGGTCTTGGCGGCGTCATGGAAGCCGTGTCCCGGGGGGCGCATGCATCTCCAGCATACCGTGAAGGGGATGTTATCGCGGTTCTTCCTGGCAACGATCCGGCCCAGGCAAACCCCTATACGGATATCGTGATCGCGACCGGACTCGACCACGCACGAAACTTCATCGTGGCAAACACGGACGCGGTCGTCGCGGTCGGCGGTGGATCGGGAACGCTCTCGGAACTGTCGTATGCATGGGTGATGCACCGGCTGATCATGGCTTACCGTGTCCCCGGCGTCGTGAAAAAAGAGGGAGTGTTCTCCGACTGGGGGGCTTTGATCGCGGACAATAAAATCGACGACAAGCCGCGGTATCCGGACATTCCCGATGACTGTGTTTTTGGGGTCGACACGGCTGATGATGTCATCAGGATCCTTGCAGAGCGGATGCCAAAATATACGAGCCGCCCTCTCTTAGCCGGAAAAAGAAATTAA
- a CDS encoding carboxymuconolactone decarboxylase family protein, with product MVEIDKNFEEAIAEVQTNGAKQTAADWLAKIEEEYGRSPLIYQKLEDNPEALISHLLYKNAVTRAGALPPKTVELISLAVGAALRCDHCTTYHMQVAKKMGITKEEILEAVLIAGLLANSSVLANAYRLVVPEKEPCAGTCAMQ from the coding sequence ATGGTAGAGATCGACAAGAATTTTGAGGAGGCAATCGCCGAAGTACAAACAAACGGGGCGAAACAGACAGCTGCCGACTGGCTCGCAAAGATCGAAGAAGAGTATGGACGGTCTCCTCTGATCTATCAGAAACTTGAGGACAATCCCGAAGCGCTGATCTCGCACCTTCTCTATAAAAATGCGGTGACACGGGCCGGAGCACTGCCGCCGAAGACGGTCGAACTCATCAGTCTTGCCGTCGGTGCGGCATTACGCTGCGATCACTGTACAACGTATCATATGCAGGTCGCAAAAAAGATGGGTATCACCAAAGAAGAAATCTTAGAGGCGGTACTGATTGCTGGTCTTCTTGCAAACTCCTCGGTTCTTGCAAATGCCTACCGTCTGGTCGTGCCGGAAAAGGAACCCTGCGCAGGGACCTGCGCTATGCAATAA
- a CDS encoding methanogenesis marker 7 protein produces the protein MILVPITYKGGVYRLDEVVDYIEDLGGYIVQRHNIASEVVLQVLMPKEDIKRLATFSRPLAGEIQESPLVGTEIAVVIPSLEIHHLPHSACDVAEYLRSHGSKSNMLGMARGFGKRIAQMNDEERDLINEHDLAIFVLGNFASCIETKFVKFRPGITVPIILTGGPDREILEKQTDPPVAGYVGGLGRFMHRTQTEADIHRLDLVIEEVKKVIEERRQEIANDPLSVSSARLQALIKQELPEIEEVYSPSPIAVQLNGLRLKLSYPSYAQKVRDLVIEDEIKVGDVADVLPSRMRDYILIRIKPLSETNIVV, from the coding sequence ATGATCCTTGTCCCGATCACCTATAAAGGCGGAGTGTACCGTCTCGACGAGGTCGTCGATTATATCGAGGATCTTGGCGGCTACATCGTCCAGAGACATAATATTGCAAGCGAAGTCGTCCTTCAGGTCCTTATGCCGAAGGAGGACATCAAAAGACTCGCTACGTTTTCCCGGCCGCTCGCGGGAGAGATCCAGGAGTCCCCTCTCGTTGGAACCGAGATCGCAGTGGTCATACCGAGTCTTGAGATCCATCATCTTCCCCATTCGGCATGCGATGTTGCAGAGTATCTGCGAAGCCACGGCTCGAAATCGAACATGCTTGGGATGGCACGCGGATTTGGAAAACGCATCGCTCAGATGAACGACGAGGAGCGGGATCTGATCAACGAACACGATCTGGCGATCTTCGTTCTCGGCAACTTCGCCTCCTGTATCGAAACGAAGTTCGTAAAGTTTCGGCCTGGGATCACCGTTCCAATCATCCTGACCGGGGGGCCGGACAGGGAGATCCTCGAAAAACAGACCGATCCGCCGGTTGCAGGATATGTAGGAGGTCTTGGACGTTTTATGCACAGGACACAGACCGAGGCGGATATTCACCGGCTCGACCTTGTGATCGAAGAGGTGAAAAAAGTCATCGAGGAACGCAGGCAGGAGATCGCAAACGATCCCCTCTCGGTCTCGTCCGCACGACTCCAGGCGCTGATCAAACAGGAACTGCCGGAGATCGAAGAGGTCTACTCTCCCTCCCCGATCGCAGTTCAGCTCAACGGTCTGCGGCTAAAACTTTCCTACCCTTCCTATGCACAAAAGGTTCGCGATCTGGTAATCGAGGATGAAATAAAAGTCGGCGATGTCGCAGATGTTCTTCCGTCACGCATGCGGGATTATATTCTGATCCGCATTAAGCCGCTTTCGGAAACAAACATTGTGGTATAA
- a CDS encoding methanogenesis marker 17 protein has translation MAGLDYFEVECTEDGSDNYIKIATTVLQDHNLLSIVEGLHIYIDPKYPLFVATGFIRPPRSVIKVSDVGNVLLQDDQATIAVGDETYLAAMLKMLWAKLGHDNVDQPDRFTVIIKNTEIPKDLRDWVVIDPSQSLFKDLIYAIQVIAPEGFKVRRENYGKNRFSYAASENTLPAKDIEKIIAERFEQMEEALK, from the coding sequence ATGGCTGGTTTGGACTACTTCGAGGTGGAATGCACCGAAGACGGGTCGGACAACTATATCAAAATCGCCACAACCGTACTGCAGGATCACAACCTCCTCAGTATCGTGGAAGGACTGCACATCTACATCGATCCGAAGTATCCCCTGTTCGTGGCAACGGGATTCATCCGCCCGCCGCGTTCCGTGATAAAGGTCTCGGATGTGGGCAATGTACTGCTTCAGGACGATCAGGCAACGATCGCGGTTGGAGATGAGACCTATCTTGCCGCGATGCTGAAGATGCTTTGGGCCAAACTCGGACACGACAATGTCGATCAACCCGACCGGTTCACGGTGATCATCAAAAATACGGAGATCCCAAAGGATCTGAGAGACTGGGTGGTTATCGACCCGTCCCAGTCGCTCTTTAAGGATCTGATCTACGCGATCCAGGTGATCGCTCCCGAAGGCTTCAAAGTCCGGCGCGAAAACTACGGAAAGAACCGGTTTTCCTATGCGGCAAGCGAAAACACCCTTCCGGCGAAAGATATCGAGAAGATCATCGCCGAAAGATTCGAGCAGATGGAGGAGGCACTGAAATGA
- a CDS encoding methanogenesis marker 15 protein, which yields MSAKEQPVRIAQITCGAEYSGIQNEITSAAETVGAKMFYPDVALKDVKRAYKDFGLPVKSPDLKLAIARAQAIVEGRIEADGIFIASCFRCAEAAIVRNELRRYIVENSKIPVVSYSFNERTGASTLLTRLEALSTIAKRRALMAREVQVGTTMGVDSGSSTTKCIIMQDNEIIGTGWRPTTDVLKSADDVVSLALKESGLKLSDIEAIGTTGYGRFLVGKHIKADLIQEELTVNSKGAVYLANAQKGFATVIDIGGMDNKAISVKDGIPGSFTMGGICAGASGRFLEMTSKRLGIDITELGALSMESEGGENVPMNSYCIVFGTQSLVNALAAGYKPADVAAAACHSVAQQVYEQQLQEVDIKEPVIMVGGSSLIQGLVRAMGRMLRTEVVVPHHAQYIGAVGGALLSSGFVDKKVKEA from the coding sequence ATGAGCGCAAAAGAACAACCCGTACGGATCGCCCAGATCACCTGCGGCGCAGAATACAGTGGAATCCAAAACGAAATCACTTCGGCGGCGGAGACCGTCGGCGCAAAGATGTTTTACCCGGACGTTGCCTTAAAGGACGTCAAACGGGCCTACAAGGACTTCGGCCTTCCGGTGAAAAGCCCGGATCTGAAACTCGCCATCGCCCGTGCCCAGGCGATCGTTGAAGGAAGAATCGAGGCGGACGGAATCTTCATCGCAAGCTGCTTCAGGTGTGCCGAGGCGGCAATCGTCCGTAACGAACTCCGCAGATACATCGTGGAAAACTCGAAGATACCGGTCGTCTCCTACTCGTTCAACGAGCGGACCGGCGCATCCACTCTTCTGACAAGGCTCGAAGCCTTATCCACGATCGCAAAACGCCGGGCACTGATGGCCCGCGAGGTCCAGGTCGGGACTACGATGGGTGTCGACTCCGGATCATCGACCACCAAATGCATAATCATGCAGGACAACGAGATCATCGGAACCGGCTGGAGACCGACCACCGATGTTCTGAAAAGTGCTGACGACGTCGTGTCCCTGGCATTAAAGGAGTCTGGACTCAAACTCTCCGACATTGAGGCAATTGGAACAACCGGATACGGAAGGTTCCTGGTCGGCAAACACATCAAAGCCGATCTTATCCAGGAAGAACTCACCGTCAACTCCAAAGGAGCGGTATATCTTGCAAACGCCCAGAAAGGATTTGCCACCGTGATTGATATCGGCGGTATGGATAACAAGGCCATCAGCGTAAAAGACGGAATCCCCGGTTCCTTTACGATGGGGGGTATCTGCGCCGGAGCATCGGGACGGTTCCTCGAAATGACGTCCAAACGCCTTGGAATCGACATCACCGAACTCGGCGCACTCTCGATGGAAAGCGAAGGCGGCGAGAATGTCCCGATGAACAGTTATTGTATCGTCTTTGGAACGCAGTCTCTCGTCAATGCTTTGGCGGCTGGATACAAACCCGCAGATGTTGCCGCGGCGGCGTGTCACAGTGTAGCTCAGCAGGTGTACGAACAGCAGCTCCAGGAAGTCGATATCAAAGAGCCGGTCATCATGGTCGGGGGATCATCGCTTATTCAGGGACTTGTCCGGGCAATGGGCCGGATGCTCAGAACCGAGGTCGTCGTGCCCCATCACGCCCAGTACATCGGGGCGGTCGGCGGGGCACTGCTTTCCTCGGGATTCGTCGATAAAAAGGTGAAGGAGGCGTAA
- a CDS encoding methanogenesis marker 5 protein yields MAKVFIYPATSLILSDLVARFGHEPLGSALSIREHVQTPGFDSPPIQMTSEDPQKGLKWAAVEVPSGIRGRMALYGPLVEEAEAAIIIDEPDLAFGCMGCARTNELLVFMLREKEMPKLELRYPASKEEGVTFVAKIKQFLNELEVKK; encoded by the coding sequence ATGGCAAAAGTATTCATCTACCCGGCAACCAGCCTCATCTTATCCGACCTTGTAGCGAGGTTCGGCCACGAACCGCTCGGCTCGGCTCTTTCGATCCGCGAACATGTCCAGACACCGGGATTCGATTCACCGCCTATCCAGATGACCTCGGAGGACCCGCAGAAAGGACTGAAATGGGCGGCGGTCGAGGTCCCGTCAGGCATCCGGGGACGAATGGCCCTCTACGGCCCCTTAGTCGAAGAGGCGGAGGCGGCCATTATCATCGACGAGCCGGATCTTGCATTCGGATGCATGGGATGCGCACGAACGAACGAGCTTTTAGTGTTCATGCTCAGGGAAAAGGAGATGCCCAAACTGGAACTGAGATATCCGGCATCCAAAGAAGAGGGCGTGACGTTCGTTGCAAAAATCAAACAGTTCTTAAACGAGCTGGAGGTCAAAAAATGA
- a CDS encoding methanogenesis marker 6 protein, with translation MKPYVPEYVGTVTKYVFVDSPNTTPQDIATAAYEIAQGVMIKETCFGCQITGSPEDVDRIISHLRVLDPYRIFIKDRGFPPGDSRRCRADLGGARPGYLGHEYEMSFIRYISHGLEETEGMNKTSLKKAAGETLPLEEPLDADLLEKLFSEET, from the coding sequence GTGAAACCCTATGTTCCAGAGTATGTCGGGACCGTAACGAAGTACGTTTTCGTTGACTCTCCAAACACAACGCCTCAGGACATCGCGACCGCCGCATACGAGATCGCTCAGGGTGTGATGATCAAAGAGACCTGTTTCGGATGTCAGATCACCGGATCTCCCGAGGATGTCGACCGGATCATCTCGCATCTGCGTGTTCTCGATCCCTACCGGATCTTCATAAAAGACCGGGGATTTCCCCCGGGAGATTCCCGGAGATGCAGGGCGGATCTTGGCGGCGCCAGACCCGGGTATCTCGGGCACGAATATGAAATGAGTTTTATCAGATATATCTCCCACGGACTGGAAGAGACCGAAGGGATGAACAAAACCTCACTCAAAAAAGCCGCAGGGGAAACTCTGCCGCTTGAAGAACCGCTCGACGCGGATCTGCTCGAGAAACTTTTTTCGGAGGAAACATAA